The Osmerus eperlanus chromosome 22, fOsmEpe2.1, whole genome shotgun sequence genome window below encodes:
- the coq7 gene encoding 5-demethoxyubiquinone hydroxylase, mitochondrial isoform X2 — protein MQRAVFAHIILHDWTQVFSPLRIQQCCLKYRGPLHLSSRGYSVLPPPLDSEEKAMLDSMLRVDHAGEYGANRIYAGQMAVLGRSQTGPLIQQMWDQEKKHLEKFDEILAENRIRPTLLLPLWNVTGFLLGASTALLGKEGAMACTVAVEESISEHYNSQIRALMEKDPDRYIELLKVSQLPAVSTTMGWAQWLSGGRFKSPS, from the exons ATGCAGAGAGCCGTTTTCGCGCATATTATATTGCACGACTGGACGCAAGTTTTCAGTCCTTTGAGAATTCAGCAATGTTGTTTAAAATACAGAG GACCATTACATCTCTCGTCGCGGGGATACAGCGTGCTCCCACCCCCGCTTGACAGTGAAGAAAAGGCAATGCTGGACAGCATGTTACGGGTAGACCACGCAGGTGAATATGGTGCCAACCGCATATACGCCGGCCAGATGGCGGTGTTGGGAAGGTCACAGACGGGACCTCTCATTCAG CAAATGTGGGATCAGGAGAAAAAGCACCTTGAGAAGTTCGACGAGATCCTGGCTGAGAACCGAATTCGACCAACATTACTGCTGCCCCTTTGGAATGTTACAGGCTTCCTATTAG GGGCGTCCACAGCCCTGCTTGGGAAGGAAGGAGCCATGGCCTGCACTGTGGCTGTGGAGGAGAGCATCTCAGAGCATTACAACAGCCAGATCAGAGCACTGATGGAGAAGGACCCTGACAGATATATTGAACTCTTAAAGGTTAGTCAACTCCCAGCTGTATCCACTACAATGGGATGGGCTCAGTGGCTGtcaggtgggag gttcaaatccccctcttga
- the coq7 gene encoding 5-demethoxyubiquinone hydroxylase, mitochondrial isoform X1 codes for MQRAVFAHIILHDWTQVFSPLRIQQCCLKYRGPLHLSSRGYSVLPPPLDSEEKAMLDSMLRVDHAGEYGANRIYAGQMAVLGRSQTGPLIQQMWDQEKKHLEKFDEILAENRIRPTLLLPLWNVTGFLLGASTALLGKEGAMACTVAVEESISEHYNSQIRALMEKDPDRYIELLKVIKEFRDDEMEHHDTGLEHDAESLPGFWLLKNAIQVGCKAAICISERI; via the exons ATGCAGAGAGCCGTTTTCGCGCATATTATATTGCACGACTGGACGCAAGTTTTCAGTCCTTTGAGAATTCAGCAATGTTGTTTAAAATACAGAG GACCATTACATCTCTCGTCGCGGGGATACAGCGTGCTCCCACCCCCGCTTGACAGTGAAGAAAAGGCAATGCTGGACAGCATGTTACGGGTAGACCACGCAGGTGAATATGGTGCCAACCGCATATACGCCGGCCAGATGGCGGTGTTGGGAAGGTCACAGACGGGACCTCTCATTCAG CAAATGTGGGATCAGGAGAAAAAGCACCTTGAGAAGTTCGACGAGATCCTGGCTGAGAACCGAATTCGACCAACATTACTGCTGCCCCTTTGGAATGTTACAGGCTTCCTATTAG GGGCGTCCACAGCCCTGCTTGGGAAGGAAGGAGCCATGGCCTGCACTGTGGCTGTGGAGGAGAGCATCTCAGAGCATTACAACAGCCAGATCAGAGCACTGATGGAGAAGGACCCTGACAGATATATTGAACTCTTAAAG GTAATAAAGGAATTCCGCGATGATGAGATGGAACACCACGACACAGGACTGGAACATGACGCTGAATCT CTACCCGGATTCTGGCTTTTGAAGAATGCAATACAAGTCGGCTGTAAAGCAGCTATATGCATTTCGGAGCGCATCTAA
- the notum2 gene encoding carboxylesterase notum2, whose amino-acid sequence MKLLGHLTLLLLLGGICCQNNRNAKPSGKSSKKSGNQGSESAHHAPEEESHSGPGGSTESGKEGSSAARTANQQSGSGNKATDDMKLHFLKNAQVTCNDGSAAGFYLKEFKGSKRWLIFLEGGWCCYNKETCETRYINIPRLMSSSDWSLTRKGTGILSTQAEENPHWYNTNIVLIPYCSSDVWSGTGPTPVKAGKGKEKEKEKEKEKDTDATEYTFMGSHIIREVIKDLVPKGIKQAKVVMLAGTSAGGTGVLLNIERVSSQLEQLGAEAQVRGLVDSGWFLESKQQRAPDCPDSVSCSPADAIKKGLRLWNGIVPEACRQQYKKGEEWQCFFGHKLYSTLTSPLFVVQWLFDEEQLRVENIYLGGQTLSEQQWTYMKNLGKELKSSLKDVTAVFAPSCLSHTLITKSNWMSFQVKGTSLPRALQCWDKSLQEANRNSKTPLKGCPFHLVDACQWPQCNPTCPTLMDQATQQELTLFQMLVGMGLDLQKLGLDPKKDGAILTSMVSNGG is encoded by the exons ATGAAGTTACTAGGCCATCTGACTCTCCTGCTTCTGCTAGGAGGAATCTGTTGCCAGAATAACCGCAATGCCAAACCCAGTGGCAAATCATCCAAGAAGTCTGGAAACCAGGGGAGTGAGAGCGCTCATCATGCCCCAGAAGAAGAGTCTCATTCTGGGCCTGGAGGGTCGACTGAGTCAGGCAAGGAGGGGAGCTCAGCGGCTCGGACGGCCAATCAGCAGTCAGGTTCTGGGAACAAGGCCACGGATGATATGAAGCTGCACTTCCTCAAGAATGCCCAGGTGACTTGCAACGACGGCTCCGCTGCCGG GTTTTACCTAAAGGAGTTCAAAGGCAGCAAGCGATGGCTGATATTTCTGGAAG GTGGTTGGTGCTGCTACAACAAAGAGACCTGTGAGACCAGGTACATAAATATCCCCCGGCTCATGAGCTCATCCGACTGGTCGTTGACACGCAAAG GAACTGGGATATTGTCCACCCAGGCAGAGGAAAACCCTCACTGGTATAACACTAAcattgt atTGATTCCCTACTGCTCCAGTGATGTATGGAGTGGTACGGGGCCAACGCCTGTCAAGGCAGGaaagggaaaagagaaagagaaggagaaggagaaggagaaagacacCGATGCAA CTGAGTACACCTTCATGGGTTCCCATATCATTCGTGAGGTCATCAAAGACCTCGTCCCTAAAGGGATAAAGCAGGCAAAGGTTGTCATGCTGGCAGGCACGAG TGCCGGAGGAACAGGAGTGCTGCTGAACATTGAGAGGGTGTCCAGCCAACTGGAACAGCTGGGTGCAGAGGCTCAAGTTCGAGGATTGGTGGACTCTGGCTGGTTCCTGGAGAGTAAGCAACAAAGGGCACCAGACTGCCCTGACAGTGTCTCCTGCTCCCCTGCAGACGCTATCAAAAAAGGCCTGCG GCTGTGGAATGGCATTGTGCCTGAGGCGTGTCGGCAGCAGTACAAGAAAGGGGAGGAGTGGCAGTGTTTCTTCGGCCACAAACTCTACTCCACTTTGACCT CTCCTCTGTTCGTGGTGCAGTGGTTGTTTGATGAGGAGCAGCTGAGGGTTGAGAATATCTACCTGGGAGGCCAGACTCTGTCAGAACAGCAGTGGACTTACATGAAGAACCTGGGCAAGGAGCTCAAGAGCTCCCTCAAAGATGTGAC GGCTGTCTTTGCCCCCTCATGCCTCTCCCACACATTGATCACTAAAAG TAACTGGATGAGTTTCCAAGTTAAAGGCACCTCGCTCCCCCGGGCGCTACAGTGCTGGGACAAGAGTCTCCAGGAGGCCAACCGAAACAGCAAGACGCCCCTGAAGGGCTGCCCCTTCCACTTGGTGGACGCCTGCCAGTGGCCCCAGTGCAACCCCACCTGCCCAACCCTGATGGACCAGGCCACCCAGCAGGAGCTCACCCTCTTCCAGATGCTAGTCGGCATGGGCCTGGACCTCCAAAAACTCGGCCTTGACCCCAAGAAGGACGGAGCCATCTTGACTAGCATGGTCAGCAATGGTGGCTAA
- the rps15a gene encoding small ribosomal subunit protein uS8: MVRMNVLADALKSINNAEKRGKRQVLIRPCSKVIVRFLTVMMKHGYIGEFEIIDDHRAGKIVVNLTGRLNKCGVISPRFDLQLKDLEKWQNNLLPSRQFGYIVLTTSAGIMDHEEARRKHTGGKILGFFF; the protein is encoded by the exons ATGGTGCGCATGAACGTTCTCGCGGACGCGCTGAAAAGCATCAACAATGCAGAGAAGCGTGGGAAACGCCAGGTTCTGATCCGGCCGTGCTCGAAGGTCATCGTGCGTTTTCTCACCGTGATGATGAAGCATG GTTACATTGGTGAGTTTGAGATCATCGACGACCACAGGGCTGGGAAAATTGTCGTCAATCTCACAGGAAGGCTAAACAAG TGCGGCGTGATCAGCCCCCGCTTTGACCTCCAGCTGAAGGATCTGGAGAAGTGGCAGAACAACCTGCTGCCCTCAAGACAGTTTGG ATACATCGTGCTGACCACCTCAGCTGGCATCATGGACCATGAAGAGGCCAGACggaaacacacaggaggaaaaATTCTGGGATTCTTTTTCTAA